The Toxotes jaculatrix isolate fToxJac2 chromosome 6, fToxJac2.pri, whole genome shotgun sequence genomic interval GCACAAGTTGTCGGTTCGACCCCTCGACCAAGAACAATGGATATGGGAGGTGGTGAAGGACACATGCCCCCcccgcctctgcgaccatggctgtgatGCCTCTGAGCAAGGCACTGGTCCCCGGGCTCTTCAGttggcagccccctgccccagcgtctctagtgcatgtgcatgcttgtgtgtttcgttcacttggtgtgggtaaaatgcagagagtaactCATTTCCCCATTTTGAGGGATCATGTGATGTTACCTGTAGTGTACGGGCAGCTCCTCCCGGGTAATGACTCCCAGTTTGATGTGCTGCAAGCTGGGAGAAAGGGAGGCCTGGTGCAGGGACACTGTGATTTTCTCCTGGTAGCGGTCAATGTCTTTCACTCCGGCTACACAATAAAAAAGCACAGAGCTTAGGAAAAGATGTGTTTTCCTTTATCTGTGAGCCATGTGGATTAAtagaaacaacaaaaattaacagagaaaacaaagctaTGTTGTTGCTCTACAGGTGACATTTAAGGAGCTctaactactggatggatttaAAGTGTGAAATGTGATTGGTAAGTGTGTCAAAGCTGTGCACAAATACTCTATCACTGCTTTTCTAACAAGATGCAGGCACATGTAAAACAAGGACcggtaaaagagagagaaatcatcTGATAGTGAAACTAAACATCTTTTCataccaaaaccaaaaaaacatacGGCATGAGGTGCTACGCTGGTGGGGGCACATCGTTTCAGGTGAGATGATATGATATGATCCAGGAAGGCCAACTTGAGTAACAGATATGAGTCTGAAAGCTTATCTGATGCCAAAAGACTGCGGCAGCGTATATTACACTAAAAATGTGTCACTCATCATCCTCCCTCATGAAGATTAGTAGAATCAGATCAGAAGATCAGCAGAACTTGATTAGACAGCATAATTTGATTAGACAGTGCAATGCGGCATCAGATTATGTCCTTTTCCCCAAAGCCAGTAGGAGTCATAAGTCAACTTGTTGAGGATCAAAGCCTTGGGATACATTAAGGAAACACAAGACAACTTTAAGTAGACCTTGTATAGACCTGAACTCTGACCATGGTCACACCAAACCCAGCTGGTTGTTTAAGAcgaagacaaaaaaagacactaaCCTCTGATGAAGTCCCCAATCTGGTAGTAGGACAGAGGATCATCGTGGTTACCAGTGGAGGGGATTTCTCTGATGTGACACAGAGCCTGAAAGTAGaaagtaaaacatgtttaattaaGATTTATGATTCAAGTACATTCAATTAGTTCATCTTATTGACCTACCGACAACTCGAGGTCTTCTATGTCCCTCTTCAGCCCTCCTGCCATGCAcagcagagtgagaaagaagCCATATTCTCTTATGTTGTTGATCCTCCCCACTACAATGTCTCCCCTCTCCAAGTCCCTGTACAGCATGGATCTTCTCTCCTCATACGACAACTCCATGAACAACTCCACTGGCGGCATGACGGCATAGGGCTCTGGGGAAAGCACAGGCAGAAACCTGAATCAAACATGTcccatacacagacacatttctccGAATCAGACAATCCCTAAATGTACTGAGAGTAAATCCACACTAAGCACCCTAATTAAACACCAGTTATGTGTGTAAGTGAGGACGAGGAAAACTGAGCTTTTGCTTGATGGTGACATTAGCCTGCCCAAAGCCTTCAACCTCTTCTTGCCTCTAACTTCCTCTGTGATCACTTATTTCAGATGGCAGTACTGCCGATCACATATGAAGGCTGTTGTCAATAACATGTAATTTATGACCCATTATTTATGGTTTAACAAGCTGAGAGCTCAGCATTATAGTCGAGCAAAATTTTGTTCTTTGCCAGCTTTgcagttttccttttgtttgagTGTTTCACTCTGGACCaagatcttttaaaaaaatgacctgAAAACCTGTGGAATCAAATTATTATCTTCACATAAAAATGATATTCTAAAAATTAGCCTGAGATATGTAGTCAAACAATCACTGACCTGcagcctcctcatcctcctcctcatggtCCTCTCCTTGATGAGTGGCGGTCTTCCATGCTGGACAAAACAGGATGTCAGCCTTCCTGGCAATAAATTGCTCCACAAGGGGGCTGCCCTGCTCTTCACCCCTGCTGCGCAGAAACATAAACACCGGTTCTTAAAATGCCCTTTTAACAAACTTATAGTTGTCTAATTCACACATGACGGACAAATgcatagaaaaataaaatcatacaaCAATGACCAGACCTTAATCAGGCAGCAAATTCACGATTTGAAAGACTGACATCTTTATTTTAGAACCAAAGGCTGCAACAAGCAGTAAGAAGGACAACCAAATTGCAAACATCACACTATTACACTAGTGTGAtgaattgattaaaaaaaatccctaatAAAAGACTAAAGCCAAAACTATTGATCTGTATCAACTAGTTAATCAACAGATcaacaaatcatttcatttagaAATGACGCAAAAATACCACatattcattttttccagcttctaaaatatcacaattttctctctttttttaacaaCAAGTGCAGGTATGGACAAGAGCAAGGCCtactaaaataaatacaaaatggcACGTCTATGGATGGTATATACAGCCCACTTGTACTTATATTTGACAAGTAATGGGTGATATGTACATGTTATTGCACAATGGGAGTTTTAAAGTAATAGAAATGTGGTTTGTACAGTTCAGTGCAGTAATGTTGTAGAATTACAAGGTTATGGCACAGGGATTGTTGCTGACAAGTCAAAGCTCATATCGCAACTTATAATATCTTCAGAAGATTAATGTGTAACCAATCAACGATATAAAATATTCTAAATGTTCATGGCACAGTGGGAGCTTCAGAGGATTTCTGTGAAAACGTTCTGACTTACCCTTCACTCGATGCTTTGCACAAGTCAGACACCACAGCCTGGAAGTCtgggttttctgtttgttcacaTTTCAGTTTATTGAACAGCGATGCCCCATGATACGTGAGACACTGCCTCAACAGGTCTCTGTCCATTCTCTGTTCTACAGGACTGCTGTCACATTACTGAACGAATCAAAGGCACGATTTAGTTGTTAGCAACGATTAGCAAATGTGGTATGTATCTTGCGGTAGAGGTATCATGCTTTTTTTAATCGCTAGACTCAGCAATTTAACAGATCTTTGGGCAAAGTCGcgaaattttaaatttaaataaaaaacgCAGAGAAACACGGTTTACTGGACTTAAGTTAAATAACAGGCCATTATAAACAGCGTTGCACAGTGTCGTTTAGCTAGCTGGCTAGCAAAACAAACGCGAGTTAGTCATGCTAACAATCCGGAACTGGGTTATTTTAGTTTGCTATTTTCGTTAAAACTCACGATATTCCGATGGTTTTACACATGCAAAGTCCACTGGTTTCCTATAACACAAAACACCACTATTGCTTTATTTGCACAAAGTTTAGTTACAGGTGCGTAGCCGATAGCCATGAACGACTGAGCGTGTGCGGAGTGTGTCACACTGAAGATGTCCGGAGAAACAAGTTCTATCTAGGAACCATCATCACCGAGTCTGATTTGATTCTCCGAAgtaaaattcaacatttttgcctatataatatattttgaaTAATTAATTGCGCAgtcatgtctttttttaaatagaaaaaagataGCTTATAGCTATAGCCTAAACTATTTACAGAGCAGACTTATGGTGAGCAAGTTTACTTGTAGTCTATAGCACCTTTCAACAACAAGGTACTTCAAAGGGCTTTTCAACAAAACATAAAAGGCattaagaaaatagaaaaaagacaaTATTAAATTAGATATTTTACTGTTTGGTAGTGGCTCACACATAAAGTGGTTTTCATTGAGAACAAGTGGTCCACGTGGACACCACTAGACCTCACCTCTCATGGAAAGACTGTCTGAGCTGAAGCTCAGGTGTTATGACTAGACCAGAGGCTCAGGCTCAGTCCATGATATCTTTAGGAGTCTGTGCTAGGACCTTGGTTGCTATGACAACTGCTATAGGGATCTGAACCAGCTGGATTCCATCAGTGTCTTCATGGCTCTCCAAAAGACAGACAATCAGTCACTCTTAGGTCCATTTTTGTAAGAAACCTGTGGAAACACTGTCTAATACTACCTGAAACctaaagagggggaaaaaatcctTCACATTAATTATGCTGCTCTCAGCTGTGCTTTCACAGGCACAAGAATTTGATTTCCAATGTCAATGAGTGTCTGTgacctcagaaacacacagcaacagtaaAAACCATCAGTATTAAATTGTTGTATAAACAGCTATATTTAGCATAaacaagaaatgaaatgaaatgaaacaaatgagtGCAAAGTGTATCAGATGAATTAAGATTTAAATACATAACACTGAGTTAATGTTATGTTGATGTTAAGATTGAGAGCTCACTGCATGTAGGGATAATTATCTCTGCCaaaggaggttatgttttcaccctCTGCTTTGTTGGTTTGTGCGTTTATTTGTCAGCAAGCAGGCACAGGGGAAGATCCAGGAATTCCAGAaatttttttatcacttctatTAAGATTGCAAGATACatcattttcaacatttttgtcaATATTTGGCCTTGGAGGAAGTATGCACTTACTGAGTGCCATTGTGCAGTACTGATAGAAAGGGTTTGAGCTCATGGAACAAAAAAGTACTGGGACCAGAGGAAGACAGGAATTGCACTACGTAAATAAGAAACCTGTCTGACAACCCTGATGAGGGATTCCAGTAATGGTTTGGCTTTGGGAGGGTCCCATTTAGTGCAAATGCAATTTAACTCAGGGAAACTTACTATGCTGATATTGATGTACTTTCCCCTTATTAAATTCCATATATGGTGATACCAGCTAAAGCAGTTCTAAAACCGAGAAGATCCTCTTTGACAGATGTTCCAGTACCACCAGGAAGCATTTCTATGCATTcaaagatgaaattaaaaaaaagaaaaaaaggctcaCAGGCTCAAGTTGGATTGCTAGGATGCAGGGAATTGGTGCGTCATTTTAGTGTTTGACCTCCAGCCACGAGCCTTTCCTGTGTACCTCTTTGCTCTACTACTTCCCCACTCTTCTTTGGTAATTTTCTGAACAATCGGATGCGGGAATGGtaaattcatatttatattaacttatttatttaagttcaaaaggaaaggaaatacTAAGGTCTTTTTACACTGCATACATTACAGCAGCACCCACGTGGCTGGATTAACCTCACAGGGGGCTTTGGGTACATACATTTTTACCCCCACTGTTAATGGCAAGTTCATTCATTCCTGAGGCATCAAGACACCAACGTCTCCTACTCAGAAGCTGAAATAATCTATTCATCAACCAAATAGTCTATTGAGAGATAGACTAGTTGGCAACAACTGTGATAActcattaatcatttaaatttttcttttctttctttatcttctATATTAGTAAACTCAACATTTTGGGTTatttgactgttggtcagattTAAATAAGTCTACTTAAAGATGTTGCCTTGGGCTTCAGGGAACAATGGCAAAAATAAAGGTATGTGAAGCAAAATAAGCCCAATTCCCACTTCAAATTACTCTTGAAGAACTGAATTGGCAAGCTTATGCTGTGTGGTGTAAGATCACTGCATATTTTTATCTAGTTGTATAATGAGTTCTTTGATCTAATTTGTCATGCCCTATATTTTGTAAACATGCATGTCTCTGAACTTACCTGGTTTGTCAGGTTATATGAAAGTAACCTCTATCACCAGTACCTGGTCACTCCCTCTGTAGCTAAGGGAGGAGCAATTGACAGGCTAAACACAGTGTGCAATCACAGAAAAAGTACCTGTCTGTATCTGGAGTAGAGAGGAGTAACAACACTCACCATGGAAAGAAAAATCCTCTGTTGGATATTTTTGATTGGATATTTTCATGCATCATCTGGACAAAGTCAGTATTCATTACAACTTTCTTTACAAATGATAATTTCATGGGTTTGGTTATCTGTATTTTGTGGAATGTAATCTGGATCAGAGTAGACAGAATAGCAATAGTAGACAGAAGTATTTCCAGGCAATATTCAAACCTTAACATAGTACAAATAAGAAAGTGGGTTTTATTCTGTTATCCATTTGAAGttcaaaaaagaaatacagctgTCTGTTTCTGACAATTAGAAAATATGCTAATTTGTTGACCAGTTATAAGCAAAAGGTGATCTGAGTGGGGATAAagccaggttaaaaaaaaataacaaagcatGAATGCATGGGTGACTGTTAGAGTAAGCCATtgtgaaattaaagttatcaaaACTTGACTTCTCTGTCAATTTACAGAGAAGTTATTACTTGAAAAAATGGGATTAGGGGTAACAGAACTGATTCATTGGCTTTGGTTTATTTCCAAGTGAGTATTTAATGCTTGAAGAACTGTCTATCAACATTGGAGAATCATAAACAAGAGCACAAACGTAAATCATGGTTGGCAAACAGCATCAGGTACCACTCTCTCACCCTGAGTGAAAAAGGttatcatttgtattttatagCAGCGTTGGCTGAATAGAATTTTTAGGAAATGTAGAGTAAATAACACTAAAGACCAAAAAGCATTCGTTCAGTTTTGAAGGTGCTGATACACCAACAGTTCacatataaaacactgaaaaacttaTCAAACTCAGTCAAGATCTGATTATCAGTAGCACACTGTGTCACTAGTCAGTGGTGCACTGTGCAGATTACAGAATACGACAGTGGGTGGGAAAGGTTTGCCCTGTTGTTCACTGCTCCAGTAAAGGTGTTTGGGTCAGCTAAATCATTATATAATGTCATTGCCTTTCTGAAATTTTACAAATGCGCTTTCAGCTACAACTGTTgacccaacaacaacaacagcaacactgacCACTACAACAGGCTCAACGACAACTGATACGCCTACAACAACTGCAGGCTCAACAACAACTAGTATCTCTACAACAACTGCAGGCTCAACGACAACTGGTACGCCTACAACAACTGCAGGCTCAATGACAACTATTATACCTACAACAACTGCAGGCTCAACGACAACTGGTACACCTACAACAACTGCAGGCTCAATGACAACTATTACACCTACAACAACTGCAGGCTCAATGACAACTGGTATCTCTACAACAACTGCAGGCTCAACGACAACTGGTACCCCTACAACAACTGAAGGCTCAACAACAACTAGTAGCCCTACAACAACTGAAGGCTCAACAACAACTGGTATGCCTACAACAACTGAAGGCTCAACAACAACTGGTACGCCTACAACAACTGAAGGCTCAACAACAACTAGTACCCCTACAACAACTGAAGGCTCAACAACAACTGGTATGCCTACAACAACTGAAGGCTCAACAACAACTGGTATGCCTACAACAACTGAAGGCTCAACAACAACTAGTACCCCTACAACAACTGAAGGCTCAACAACAACTAGTAGCCCTACAACAACTGAAGGCTCAACAACAACTGGTATGCCTTCAACAACTGCAGGCTCAACGACAACTGGTATCTCTACAACAACTGCAGGCTCAACGACAACTAGTACAACTCCAGaaccaactacaacaactgGAGCCTCAACAACCCATGCAACTACAGTCTCTACTACAACTGCAgccacaacaacaaatacaaccctaaacaccaccACAACAGCTTTACTTACCACAACTACACCACCAACCACATCCACTCTCCCAGTCATTACAACTCCACCTCCGATTACCACGACCACtggagaaacaacaacagcccAAAGTAAGTATTTCCGATCCTGGTTTTGATTCTAATAAAGAAAAGTATTACCCCATGAGGTAATAAAAACCCGCCATTTTCATTTgtcaaagtaaaatgaaatgtggTGTGTAACATTTAAATAGCTAATGTGGCCATAAACCACAATTATACAGGTTCAGGTGCAAAAATCTGTTTAGCATTTCAAATATACGTCTGTATTAAATTTGTAATAGGACCAGAGGAATTGTATAGTCAAGACAAGGAGTCTTTTAACATTGACATACACAAGTaaaaattttatttatgttttttttaaaatcagtttctaCGTGTAAagtattattatgttattatatttttccCCACAGGCCTTTTATCACTGGCACATCTCCAAATAAAGATGACTTCCTTTGGCGAGGTCAGCAATGGAACCATCACTGAGCTTATCAAACAGGTGTGTAAACCAGAACTTATAAAATAACTTGTGAATTTTCTTCAGCCAACATTATCAGTGACAGTTCATACATACAATGCAAAAGGATGGTGTGAAGGGAATGAGATAGATCCTctaatgtgtctctgtgctttCTCTCCATTCAGTTTTTCAGAGACCAGCTCCAGAATGGCACAGCCCACACAGTCACCGTGACAAGCATTGAACGGGTTATCATTATCCCATAGAAGCTTCATGTAGACAGAAACAGTTAAAAGTGAATATATAAAGATGGCAGTTCAAGTGCTGGTACTTTTAACATGATGTGAGTTTCTCAACAATTTGAGAAATGAGTAAACACAGAGGTTTGGATTTTAGTCGAAATCCATCCTTATGccttttatcattattttgtccaattaaatctaaaatattTGCCGTCCCACACTGTTACGTGTATTTCCTAGAAATGTGAATAGTGGAGATGCACACTTGACTGGAGTGTGAGATTATTTGTACAGTACAATGGGAACCTCAAATCAAGCAATCTGATCTGTCAAAGAAGAGGTTCTTAAGAAGTGTCAGTAATTCTCATAGTTGTAACTGGAGAAATGGCTGCCACACTGACAAGCTTAGTAACCAGGAAACTCTTAAACTGTGTTCTTCTCTCACTCATCCCTTTTGTTGTTTAGCAACAATAATCTTACTGAGTTCCTTATACCAAGTGTATGACTATTATAACCCCAAATCAGGAAATTAATCATTTGTCAGAGTTAAATACACAGTTGTGTCTACTGAATGTGAGTCTGTTTTAAAGCACTGATTGTTGGATAGTGTTATGGGAGGAAATCTGAGGCTTTCTGTGCACAGgtcatatttttaaatgtttctgttacaTGGGCTGAAGACACACAATAATGAACgtaatgaatgtgtgtgttttgtgtttcttttgtgtggtttttatttGCCCTCTGTTTCAGTCCATTTAGTAAACTTGCCTTATACAGGCATTGAGTTTACTAAGTGTCAAGtatataaaaatgtgatttatttaagCAGGATAAATTATTTGTGATTCTGAACTGAGGCCAGTATGTGTCTATTCCTATGCTACAAGGCCACACAGCAATCTTTTCACCTGCAAACATAACGTTTAATATATACGACTTAGATACGATACATAACGACTTTTTTCTCAAAGTAAccgatttaatttttttttcgaaTCATTAGTTTTGTACCAAATAATATTAATTCTTAATTTTTCTGACATGTATTAGActttaaaatgattatttagCATGACATTTTGTTTGCAGCCACAATCACTTTCAATCACTTTCAAGATATTTATACAACACTAGATTTGTGAGACAAAATTAGCAGCTCGGATTATTTGTGTTGTGCTATATCCTTTTGAAAGATAAATAAAGAGACATATCTGTTTGAAGTGGCCACTAGTGTTCAATGGTGTCATTTCTGCCTTCTTTGATAAATCTTTTTAACAGAAACTTTATTCAACACTTGATTTAAAAGTATATTGaagtatatatgtataaattCAATTGCTCAGATCTGCCATAAAACATcatttgaaaatacaaaaaagaattATAGAGTAAAAATTTCGCTATTGAATGTGTAACAAGGCTCAATAAATCAAATTGCAAATATAAGCAAAATACAAGATGTGAATTTCACTATGTTATCAGACTAGCTAATGTGTTAGATGTCAAAAACACAGTATGAAAATATGTCTGTGTCGGAGGTGCATGTTTGTTGAATTAACTatttaaagattaaaacaaaacttgaaTGACTAAGTTATCTCGAAGAATTGAAGAATCCTTTGGGTGCAAACGTGTAGTATGTGAACACAATTGATCATCTGGTCTAAAAGGCATGTCCATGACCACAGCTGCAATCATCCCTCTGACTCTGAATGAATAAAGCTTTGAACACAGGGCTCAACTTTCTCGAAAGGTCACATGAGCTATGGTGACTAATTTAACTAACTGCTCACAGACCAGCACTAATACCCCTAACCATGGTGCAACCTTCTTCACATCACATAGTTAATATCCTGCAGAAACCTCTGACCACAAAGTCAGCTTCAGCAGGACATG includes:
- the LOC121183912 gene encoding threonine-rich protein-like — encoded protein: MERKILCWIFLIGYFHASSGQTTTVDPTTTTATLTTTTGSTTTDTPTTTAGSTTTSISTTTAGSTTTGTPTTTAGSMTTIIPTTTAGSTTTGTPTTTAGSMTTITPTTTAGSMTTGISTTTAGSTTTGTPTTTEGSTTTSSPTTTEGSTTTGMPTTTEGSTTTGTPTTTEGSTTTSTPTTTEGSTTTGMPTTTEGSTTTGMPTTTEGSTTTSTPTTTEGSTTTSSPTTTEGSTTTGMPSTTAGSTTTGISTTTAGSTTTSTTPEPTTTTGASTTHATTVSTTTAATTTNTTLNTTTTALLTTTTPPTTSTLPVITTPPPITTTTGETTTAQSLLSLAHLQIKMTSFGEVSNGTITELIKQFFRDQLQNGTAHTVTVTSIERVIIIP